A genomic segment from Malaclemys terrapin pileata isolate rMalTer1 chromosome 1, rMalTer1.hap1, whole genome shotgun sequence encodes:
- the LOC128830589 gene encoding claudin-8-like, producing the protein MACWALQITGLILGGIGMIGTFAITAMPQWRVSAFIEGNIVVFENIWEGLWMNCVYQVNIKMQCKFYDTVLALPPILEVSRGLMCFAVMLSVIAFLTAITGMKCTVCVGDNKQVRSNIFLAAGIIFILTGILILIPVSWTASNIIGDFYNPAVHAGLKRDLGAALYLGWVSSAFLMIGGAIFCSFYSCADKPRTWRHSSHSCHRPHKFEHVEMKSTTKHAYV; encoded by the coding sequence ATGGCTTGTTGGGCACTGCAAATCACAGGCCTAATACTTGGAGGCATCGGCATGATTGGGACTTTTGCAATCACTGCCATGCCTCAGTGGAGAGTGTCTGCTTTCATTGAAGGTAACATTGTGGTGTTTGAGAACATCTGGGAAGGACTATGGATGAATTGTGTCTACCAAGTCAACATCAAGATGCAGTGTAAATTCTATGACACTGTACTAGCACTCCCACCTATTTTAGAAGTATCCAGAGGACTGATGTGTTTTGCTGTGATGCTGTCTGTTATTGCCTTTCTGACAGCCATTACTGGCATGAAGTGCACTGTATGTGTTGGGGATAACAAGCAAGTCAGGAGTAACATTTTTCTGGCAGCTGGGATCATTTTTATCCTAACTGGGATTCTAATTTTGATACCTGTGTCTTGGACTGCAAGCaacatcattggagacttttataATCCAGCAGTTCACGCAGGATTGAAACGAGACCTGGGAGCTGCCCTCTACTTAGGCTGGGTGAGCTCAGCATTTCTCATGATTGGAGGAGCAATATTTTGTAGCTTTTATAGCTGTGCTGATAAACCCAGAACATGGAGGCATTCATCACATTCCTGCCATAGACCACACAAATTTGAGCATGTAGAAATGAAATCCACAACCAAGCACGCTTATGTCTAG